The Astyanax mexicanus isolate ESR-SI-001 chromosome 12, AstMex3_surface, whole genome shotgun sequence genome window below encodes:
- the gpr37l1b gene encoding G-protein coupled receptor 37-like 1: protein MEKIGFRLVYLAMLVVVVLGVFASGAKSSRKSGKSQWTEQEDQALLHSQKKTTHGHAGDGSASSQDDSHADMQQQKLPVDQMEDQDGDSVYTPSEKHEGTVPTPAASTDQSNSSSTSNRDTVTSTDHTHTKDTNVTERGITRIHNPLFPVTDSSYSAYGILFLALVVFAVGIVGNLAVMCIVWNNYFMRSAWNYILASLAFWDFLVLCFCLPVVVFNELTNKRLLGDFSCRVVPYLEVTSLGVTSFSLCALGIDRFHAATSSLPKARRVERCQSVLAKLAVVWIGSMVLASPELLLWQLDQTTSPSLGVQVDTCTMSPYPNLPESIYSLVINYHDARMWWYFGCYFCLPVVFTLLCQMATCHVSGGSGSSTKRPEERSPSKKQKLQHAQQVERQLNCTVMALAVVYGVCALPENVCNLTLTYAPIQVSENMMSLLALINQFFLFFKSSVTPVLLLCLCKTLGQAFMDCCCCCCEECQPSNASSTQNVAEGKHKGTNEASSSIFFDKAKDSTTILSIGS from the exons ATGGAGAAGATTGGGTTCAGACTGGTTTACTTAGCAATGCTGGTGGTTGTGGTCCTGGGGGTCTTTGCTTCAGGAGCGAAAAGCAGCAGGAAGAGTGGGAAATCTCAGTGGACTGAACAAGAAGATCAAGCACTTCTTCATTCTCAGAAAAAGACCACCCATGGCCACGCTGGAGATGGCAGCGCAAGCAGTCAAGATGATTCTCATGCAGACATGCAGCAGCAGAAACTACCAGTAGATCAAATGGAGGATCAAGATGGAGACTCCGTCTACACACCCTCTGAGAAACATGAAGGAACCGTCCCAACTCCAGCAGCTTCCACAGACCAGTCCAACTCATCCAGTACCAGTAACAGAGACACTGTCACTAGCACTGATCACACGCATACTAAAGACACTAACGTCACTGAACGGGGAATCACAAGGATCCACAACCCCCTGTTCCCAGTGACGGACAGCTCCTACAGCGCCTACGGCATCCTCTTTCTGGCCCTGGTGGTTTTCGCAGTAGGCATTGTGGGTAATCTGGCAGTGATGTGCATCGTGTGGAATAACTACTTCATGAGGAGCGCCTGGAACTACATCCTGGCCAGCCTGGCCTTCTGGGACTTCCTGGTGCTCTGCTTCTGCCTGCCTGTGGTGGTCTTTAATGAACTGACCAACAAACGGCTGCTGGGTGATTTCTCCTGCAGGGTCGTGCCTTACTTAGAG GTGACGTCACTGGGCGTGACCTCCTTCAGCCTGTGCGCTCTGGGCATTGACCGATTCCATGCTGCCACCAGCTCCCTCCCGAAGGCCCGGCGTGTGGAGCGCTGCCAGTCCGTCCTGGCCAAGCTGGCCGTGGTGTGGATCGGCTCCATGGTGCTAGCATCGCCGGAGCTGCTCCTGTGGCAGTTAGACCAGACCACGTCCCCGTCTCTGGGCGTGCAGGTGGACACCTGCACCATGAGCCCGTACCCCAACCTCCCAGAGTCCATCTACTCCCTAGTCATCAACTACCACGACGCTCGTATGTGGTGGTACTTTGGCTGTTACTTCTGCCTGCCTGTGGTCTTCACCTTGCTGTGCCAGATGGCCACCTGCCACGTCTCCGGCGGCAGCGGGAGTTCCACCAAGCGCCCTGAGGAACGTTCTCCATCCAAGAAGCAGAAGCTCCAGCACGCCCAACAGGTGGAGAGGCAGCTTAACTGCACTGTAATGGCACTGGCTGTGGTGTACGGCGTGTGCGCCCTGCCTGAGAACGTATGCAATCTAACTCTGACCTACGCTCCGATACAGGTGTCTGAGAACATGATGTCTCTCCTGGCCCTCATAAATCAGTTTTTCCTGTTCTTTAAGTCCTCGGTGACGCCGGTGCTGCTGCTGTGCCTGTGTAAAACTCTCGGCCAAGCGTTTatggactgctgctgctgctgctgtgaagaATGCCAGCCCAGCAACGCCTCATCCACCCAAAACGTGGCCGAAGGCAAGCACAAGGGCACCAATGAGGCGTCCTCCTCCATTTTCTTC